In Neofelis nebulosa isolate mNeoNeb1 chromosome 10, mNeoNeb1.pri, whole genome shotgun sequence, one DNA window encodes the following:
- the TAF1D gene encoding TATA box-binding protein-associated factor RNA polymerase I subunit D, giving the protein MNSLNPIMASDSAVEIENHSDNSSSGSSLFKTQCVPSSPKPRQRNPIRKFVYSPESVQAKDSSSDSSLEPRPLTLKAIFERFKKKKRKKRKYKPTGRPRGRPKGRKNTRRSQINRKQVRDKGSGFPFVESENGRKPLPWRKILTFEQAVARGFFNYLEKLKYEYYLKESLKQMNVGEDLEKEDFDSRRYKYLDDDGSLSPIESEAEDDLATNLEHDDECDIKLVDHNYFIVSSEVPKKKNVYLEQEEYTEEAAVSKRRTSRSKNIGQRIEWPEKEIGI; this is encoded by the exons ATGAATTCTCTGAACCCTATAATGGCATCTGATTCAGCTGTGGAAATTGAAAATCACAG tgataaTTCTTCATCTGGTAGCAGCTTATTTAAAACTCAGTGTGTCCCTTCCTCACCTAAACCGAGGCAAAGAAACCCTATCAGAAAATTTGTTTATTCACCTGAAAGTGTTCAAGCAAAGGATTCCTCTAGTGACTCATCTTTAGAACCAAGACCATTGACtttaaaagctatttttgaaagattcaaaaaaaagaaacgtaaaaagaggaaatacaagCCAACAGGAAGACCAAGGGGaagaccaaaaggaagaaaaaatactagACGCTCCCAAATAAATAGGAAACAAGTTAGAGACAAAGGATCTGGGTTCCCATTTGTAGAAtcagagaatggaagaaaacCACTACCTTGGAGGAAGATTTTAACCTTTGAG CAAGCAGTGGCAAGAGGATTTTTCAACTACCTTGAAAAGCTGAAGTATGAATACTACCTCAAGGAATCCTTGAAACAAATGAATGTTGGTGaagatttagaaaaagaagaTTTTGACAGTCGTAGATATAAATACTTGGATGATGATGGATCTCTCTCTCCTATTGAGTCAGA AGCAGAGGATGATCTTGCAACAAATCTTGAACATGATGACGAATGTGATATCAAATTGGTG GACCATAATTATTTCATAGTAAGTTCTGAAGTACCAaagaagaagaatgtgtatttagAACAAGAGGAATATACTGAAGAAGCAGCTGTGTCTAAAAGGAGAACATCAAGGTCCAAAAACATTGGACAGAGGATAGAATGGCCTGAAAAGGAGATAGGAATATGA